The following proteins come from a genomic window of Canis lupus dingo isolate Sandy chromosome 20, ASM325472v2, whole genome shotgun sequence:
- the PWWP3A gene encoding PWWP domain-containing DNA repair factor 3A isoform X3: MRPSHDGRPVCAVQVLARTETSTKNKRKKGVFLSVQILSLDEKIEVRSTEVEILKTAHIERIASSLASQGEVPAEPLEELAYRRSLRVALDVLNQRTGLPPESSSREERTALSSREKPTELASSLCDPSSSCLREDVPSSSGPQRRERVHPRLSGSPTCRKDPKGKVDHKKELGKSGSPQALVVPSARGGSQDGGGSRTCCRSRTTPSKRGRSLAQEPSLCQRAPSVSEGDGEKESSLPTSGSPPRVREKGLCAKGEDPGLPWCGPAVLPAPGRPACPDAQGRPAKRPCPDGSQRLPATQLEPGAAPCPRQGPRGRMTLRSAAKLGLPAPCASTEETNLHILVEEGKDRQSSGDSMEFNPIHSILEEDEDDEEPPRILLYHEPRSFEVGMLVWLKHQKYPFWPAVVKSVRRRDKKASVLFIEGHMDPKGRGITVSLKRLKHFDCKEKQELLNEAKEDFDQAIGWCVSLITDYRVRLGCGSFAGSFLEYYAADISYPVRKSIQQDVLGTRFPQLSKEDPEEPVAGSPQGRRQPCRKVLPDRSRAARDRANQKLVEYIVKARGAEGHLRAILKNRKPSRWLNTFLSSGQYMTCVETYLEDEEQLDLVVKYLQGVYQETGSRTLARVNGDRIRFILDVLLPEAIICAIAAVDAVDYKTAEEKYLRGPSLGYREKEIFDKQLLEERSQRC; encoded by the exons ATGCGTCCCAGTCATGACGGACGCCCAGTATGTGCTGTGCAG GTGTTGGCCAGAACTGAGACGTCAaccaaaaataagagaaaaaaaggagttttCCTAAGCGTTCAGATACTCTCCCTAGATGAAAA AATTGAGGTGAGAAGCACAGAAGTGGAAATCCTGAAGACAGCACACATCGAACGGATCGCTTCCTCCCTGG CGTCCCAAGGTGAGGTTCCTGCTGAACCCCTGGAGGAGCTGGCCTACAGACGCTCACTTCGAGTGGCTTTGGATGTTTTGAACCAGAGAACCGGTTTGCCTCCAGAAAGCTCTTCAAGGGAAGAAAGAACTGCTCTGTCCTCACGAGAGAAGCCCACGGAACTGGCCTCCTCGCTCTGTGACCCCAGCTCTTCTTGTCTCCGGGAAGATGTGCCGAGCAGTTCTGGACCTCAGAGGAGGGAACGTGTACACCCAAGGCTGTCGGGTTCACCCACCTGTCGAAAGGACCCCAAGGGCAAAGTGGACCACAAGAAGGAGCTCGGGAAAAGTGGAAGCCCCCAAGCCTTGGTGGTCCCCTCAGCCAGAGGTGGTTCTCAGGATGGTGGTGGATCGAGAACGTGCTGCAGAAGTCGGACAACCCCGAGTAAAAGGGGAAGAAGTCTAGCGCAGGAGCCCAGCTTGTGTCAGAGAGCACCTTCGGTCTCGGAGGGAGATGGCGAAAAAGAGAGCAGCCTGCCAACCTCGGGCTCACCTCCCAGAGTTAGGGAGAAGGGTCTGTGTGCCAAAGGGGAAGACCCGGGTTTGCCATGGTGTGGCCCTGCGGTGCTCCCGGCCCCGGGGCGCCCAGCCTGCCCAGATGCCCAAGGCCGCCCTGCCAAGCGGCCCTGCCCAGATGGCAGCCAGAGGCTGCCCGCCACACAGCTGGAGCCGGGGGCAGCACCATGCCCCAGGCAGGGGCCCCGGGGACGCATGACTCTGCGCAGCGCTGCCAAACTCGGCCTGCCTGCCCCCTGTGCTTCCACAGAGGAGACAAATCTTCACATCCTGGTGGAGGAAGGTAAAG ACCGACAGTCCTCCGGAGACTCAATGGAGTTTAATCCCATTCACTCCATCCTGGAGGAAGATGAGGATGATGAGGAGCCACCCAGAATCCTCTTATATCACG aacCACGCTCCTTTGAAGTTGGAATGCTGGTCTGGCTTAAACACCAGAAATACCCGTTCTGGCCGGCAGTG GTCAAGAGCGTCAGGCGGAGAGATAAGAAAGCCAGCGTGCTCTTTATCGAGGGGCACATGGACCCAAAAGGAAGAGG CATCACGGTGTCTCTCAAAAGATTGAAGCACTTTGACTGTAAAGAGAAACAAGAACTTCTG AACGAGGCCAAGGAGGACTTCGACCAGGCCATCGGCTGGTGCGTCTCCTTGATCACCGACTACAGGGTCCGGCTCG GCTGTGGCTCTTTTGCTGGCTCTTTCCTAGAATACTACGCTGCCGACATCA GTTATCCCGTCCGCAAGTCCATTCAGCAGGACGTCTTGGGGACCAGGTTcccccagctgagcaaggaggaCCCCGAGGAGCCTGTGGCGGGGAGCCCCcaggggaggaggcagccctGCAGGAAGGTCCTCCCCGACCGCTCCCGGGCCGCCCGGGACCGCGCCAACCAGAAGCTGGTGGAATACATCGTGAAAGCCAGGGGCGCCGAGGGTCACCTGCGGGCCATCCTGAAGAACAGGAAGCCGTCCCGGTGGTTGAACACGTTCCTGAGTTCGGGTCAGTACATGACATGCGTGGAGACGTACCTGGAGGACGAGGAGCAGCTGGACCTGGTGGTGAAGTACCTGCAGGGCGTCTACCAGGAGACGGGCAGCAGGACGCTGGCTCGGGTCAACGGCGACAGGATCCGGTTCATCCTGGATGTCCTGCTCCCCGAA GCCATCATCTGCGCGATCGCGGCGGTGGACGCCGTGGATTACAAGACGGCCGAGGAGAAGTACCTCAGGGGACCGTCCCTCGGCTACCG ggaaaaagaaatattcgATAAACAGCTCCTAGAAGAAAGGAGTCAGCGGTGCTGA
- the PWWP3A gene encoding PWWP domain-containing DNA repair factor 3A isoform X1 — translation MTDAQYVLCRWEQRLWPAKVLARTETSTKNKRKKGVFLSVQILSLDEKIEVRSTEVEILKTAHIERIASSLASQGEVPAEPLEELAYRRSLRVALDVLNQRTGLPPESSSREERTALSSREKPTELASSLCDPSSSCLREDVPSSSGPQRRERVHPRLSGSPTCRKDPKGKVDHKKELGKSGSPQALVVPSARGGSQDGGGSRTCCRSRTTPSKRGRSLAQEPSLCQRAPSVSEGDGEKESSLPTSGSPPRVREKGLCAKGEDPGLPWCGPAVLPAPGRPACPDAQGRPAKRPCPDGSQRLPATQLEPGAAPCPRQGPRGRMTLRSAAKLGLPAPCASTEETNLHILVEEGKDRQSSGDSMEFNPIHSILEEDEDDEEPPRILLYHEPRSFEVGMLVWLKHQKYPFWPAVVKSVRRRDKKASVLFIEGHMDPKGRGITVSLKRLKHFDCKEKQELLNEAKEDFDQAIGWCVSLITDYRVRLGCGSFAGSFLEYYAADISYPVRKSIQQDVLGTRFPQLSKEDPEEPVAGSPQGRRQPCRKVLPDRSRAARDRANQKLVEYIVKARGAEGHLRAILKNRKPSRWLNTFLSSGQYMTCVETYLEDEEQLDLVVKYLQGVYQETGSRTLARVNGDRIRFILDVLLPEAIICAIAAVDAVDYKTAEEKYLRGPSLGYREKEIFDKQLLEERSQRC, via the exons ATGACGGACGCCCAGTATGTGCTGTGCAGGTGGGAGCAGCGCCTGTGGCCTGCCAAG GTGTTGGCCAGAACTGAGACGTCAaccaaaaataagagaaaaaaaggagttttCCTAAGCGTTCAGATACTCTCCCTAGATGAAAA AATTGAGGTGAGAAGCACAGAAGTGGAAATCCTGAAGACAGCACACATCGAACGGATCGCTTCCTCCCTGG CGTCCCAAGGTGAGGTTCCTGCTGAACCCCTGGAGGAGCTGGCCTACAGACGCTCACTTCGAGTGGCTTTGGATGTTTTGAACCAGAGAACCGGTTTGCCTCCAGAAAGCTCTTCAAGGGAAGAAAGAACTGCTCTGTCCTCACGAGAGAAGCCCACGGAACTGGCCTCCTCGCTCTGTGACCCCAGCTCTTCTTGTCTCCGGGAAGATGTGCCGAGCAGTTCTGGACCTCAGAGGAGGGAACGTGTACACCCAAGGCTGTCGGGTTCACCCACCTGTCGAAAGGACCCCAAGGGCAAAGTGGACCACAAGAAGGAGCTCGGGAAAAGTGGAAGCCCCCAAGCCTTGGTGGTCCCCTCAGCCAGAGGTGGTTCTCAGGATGGTGGTGGATCGAGAACGTGCTGCAGAAGTCGGACAACCCCGAGTAAAAGGGGAAGAAGTCTAGCGCAGGAGCCCAGCTTGTGTCAGAGAGCACCTTCGGTCTCGGAGGGAGATGGCGAAAAAGAGAGCAGCCTGCCAACCTCGGGCTCACCTCCCAGAGTTAGGGAGAAGGGTCTGTGTGCCAAAGGGGAAGACCCGGGTTTGCCATGGTGTGGCCCTGCGGTGCTCCCGGCCCCGGGGCGCCCAGCCTGCCCAGATGCCCAAGGCCGCCCTGCCAAGCGGCCCTGCCCAGATGGCAGCCAGAGGCTGCCCGCCACACAGCTGGAGCCGGGGGCAGCACCATGCCCCAGGCAGGGGCCCCGGGGACGCATGACTCTGCGCAGCGCTGCCAAACTCGGCCTGCCTGCCCCCTGTGCTTCCACAGAGGAGACAAATCTTCACATCCTGGTGGAGGAAGGTAAAG ACCGACAGTCCTCCGGAGACTCAATGGAGTTTAATCCCATTCACTCCATCCTGGAGGAAGATGAGGATGATGAGGAGCCACCCAGAATCCTCTTATATCACG aacCACGCTCCTTTGAAGTTGGAATGCTGGTCTGGCTTAAACACCAGAAATACCCGTTCTGGCCGGCAGTG GTCAAGAGCGTCAGGCGGAGAGATAAGAAAGCCAGCGTGCTCTTTATCGAGGGGCACATGGACCCAAAAGGAAGAGG CATCACGGTGTCTCTCAAAAGATTGAAGCACTTTGACTGTAAAGAGAAACAAGAACTTCTG AACGAGGCCAAGGAGGACTTCGACCAGGCCATCGGCTGGTGCGTCTCCTTGATCACCGACTACAGGGTCCGGCTCG GCTGTGGCTCTTTTGCTGGCTCTTTCCTAGAATACTACGCTGCCGACATCA GTTATCCCGTCCGCAAGTCCATTCAGCAGGACGTCTTGGGGACCAGGTTcccccagctgagcaaggaggaCCCCGAGGAGCCTGTGGCGGGGAGCCCCcaggggaggaggcagccctGCAGGAAGGTCCTCCCCGACCGCTCCCGGGCCGCCCGGGACCGCGCCAACCAGAAGCTGGTGGAATACATCGTGAAAGCCAGGGGCGCCGAGGGTCACCTGCGGGCCATCCTGAAGAACAGGAAGCCGTCCCGGTGGTTGAACACGTTCCTGAGTTCGGGTCAGTACATGACATGCGTGGAGACGTACCTGGAGGACGAGGAGCAGCTGGACCTGGTGGTGAAGTACCTGCAGGGCGTCTACCAGGAGACGGGCAGCAGGACGCTGGCTCGGGTCAACGGCGACAGGATCCGGTTCATCCTGGATGTCCTGCTCCCCGAA GCCATCATCTGCGCGATCGCGGCGGTGGACGCCGTGGATTACAAGACGGCCGAGGAGAAGTACCTCAGGGGACCGTCCCTCGGCTACCG ggaaaaagaaatattcgATAAACAGCTCCTAGAAGAAAGGAGTCAGCGGTGCTGA
- the PWWP3A gene encoding PWWP domain-containing DNA repair factor 3A isoform X2: MTDAQYVLCRWEQRLWPAKVLARTETSTKNKRKKGVFLSVQILSLDEKIEVRSTEVEILKTAHIERIASSLASQGEVPAEPLEELAYRRSLRVALDVLNQRTGLPPESSSREERTALSSREKPTELASSLCDPSSSCLREDVPSSSGPQRRERVHPRLSGSPTCRKDPKGKVDHKKELGKSGSPQALVVPSARGGSQDGGGSRTCCRSRTTPSKRGRSLAQEPSLCQRAPSVSEGDGEKESSLPTSGSPPRVREKGLCAKGEDPGLPWCGPAVLPAPGRPACPDAQGRPAKRPCPDGSQRLPATQLEPGAAPCPRQGPRGRMTLRSAAKLGLPAPCASTEETNLHILVEEDRQSSGDSMEFNPIHSILEEDEDDEEPPRILLYHEPRSFEVGMLVWLKHQKYPFWPAVVKSVRRRDKKASVLFIEGHMDPKGRGITVSLKRLKHFDCKEKQELLNEAKEDFDQAIGWCVSLITDYRVRLGCGSFAGSFLEYYAADISYPVRKSIQQDVLGTRFPQLSKEDPEEPVAGSPQGRRQPCRKVLPDRSRAARDRANQKLVEYIVKARGAEGHLRAILKNRKPSRWLNTFLSSGQYMTCVETYLEDEEQLDLVVKYLQGVYQETGSRTLARVNGDRIRFILDVLLPEAIICAIAAVDAVDYKTAEEKYLRGPSLGYREKEIFDKQLLEERSQRC, encoded by the exons ATGACGGACGCCCAGTATGTGCTGTGCAGGTGGGAGCAGCGCCTGTGGCCTGCCAAG GTGTTGGCCAGAACTGAGACGTCAaccaaaaataagagaaaaaaaggagttttCCTAAGCGTTCAGATACTCTCCCTAGATGAAAA AATTGAGGTGAGAAGCACAGAAGTGGAAATCCTGAAGACAGCACACATCGAACGGATCGCTTCCTCCCTGG CGTCCCAAGGTGAGGTTCCTGCTGAACCCCTGGAGGAGCTGGCCTACAGACGCTCACTTCGAGTGGCTTTGGATGTTTTGAACCAGAGAACCGGTTTGCCTCCAGAAAGCTCTTCAAGGGAAGAAAGAACTGCTCTGTCCTCACGAGAGAAGCCCACGGAACTGGCCTCCTCGCTCTGTGACCCCAGCTCTTCTTGTCTCCGGGAAGATGTGCCGAGCAGTTCTGGACCTCAGAGGAGGGAACGTGTACACCCAAGGCTGTCGGGTTCACCCACCTGTCGAAAGGACCCCAAGGGCAAAGTGGACCACAAGAAGGAGCTCGGGAAAAGTGGAAGCCCCCAAGCCTTGGTGGTCCCCTCAGCCAGAGGTGGTTCTCAGGATGGTGGTGGATCGAGAACGTGCTGCAGAAGTCGGACAACCCCGAGTAAAAGGGGAAGAAGTCTAGCGCAGGAGCCCAGCTTGTGTCAGAGAGCACCTTCGGTCTCGGAGGGAGATGGCGAAAAAGAGAGCAGCCTGCCAACCTCGGGCTCACCTCCCAGAGTTAGGGAGAAGGGTCTGTGTGCCAAAGGGGAAGACCCGGGTTTGCCATGGTGTGGCCCTGCGGTGCTCCCGGCCCCGGGGCGCCCAGCCTGCCCAGATGCCCAAGGCCGCCCTGCCAAGCGGCCCTGCCCAGATGGCAGCCAGAGGCTGCCCGCCACACAGCTGGAGCCGGGGGCAGCACCATGCCCCAGGCAGGGGCCCCGGGGACGCATGACTCTGCGCAGCGCTGCCAAACTCGGCCTGCCTGCCCCCTGTGCTTCCACAGAGGAGACAAATCTTCACATCCTGGTGGAGGAAG ACCGACAGTCCTCCGGAGACTCAATGGAGTTTAATCCCATTCACTCCATCCTGGAGGAAGATGAGGATGATGAGGAGCCACCCAGAATCCTCTTATATCACG aacCACGCTCCTTTGAAGTTGGAATGCTGGTCTGGCTTAAACACCAGAAATACCCGTTCTGGCCGGCAGTG GTCAAGAGCGTCAGGCGGAGAGATAAGAAAGCCAGCGTGCTCTTTATCGAGGGGCACATGGACCCAAAAGGAAGAGG CATCACGGTGTCTCTCAAAAGATTGAAGCACTTTGACTGTAAAGAGAAACAAGAACTTCTG AACGAGGCCAAGGAGGACTTCGACCAGGCCATCGGCTGGTGCGTCTCCTTGATCACCGACTACAGGGTCCGGCTCG GCTGTGGCTCTTTTGCTGGCTCTTTCCTAGAATACTACGCTGCCGACATCA GTTATCCCGTCCGCAAGTCCATTCAGCAGGACGTCTTGGGGACCAGGTTcccccagctgagcaaggaggaCCCCGAGGAGCCTGTGGCGGGGAGCCCCcaggggaggaggcagccctGCAGGAAGGTCCTCCCCGACCGCTCCCGGGCCGCCCGGGACCGCGCCAACCAGAAGCTGGTGGAATACATCGTGAAAGCCAGGGGCGCCGAGGGTCACCTGCGGGCCATCCTGAAGAACAGGAAGCCGTCCCGGTGGTTGAACACGTTCCTGAGTTCGGGTCAGTACATGACATGCGTGGAGACGTACCTGGAGGACGAGGAGCAGCTGGACCTGGTGGTGAAGTACCTGCAGGGCGTCTACCAGGAGACGGGCAGCAGGACGCTGGCTCGGGTCAACGGCGACAGGATCCGGTTCATCCTGGATGTCCTGCTCCCCGAA GCCATCATCTGCGCGATCGCGGCGGTGGACGCCGTGGATTACAAGACGGCCGAGGAGAAGTACCTCAGGGGACCGTCCCTCGGCTACCG ggaaaaagaaatattcgATAAACAGCTCCTAGAAGAAAGGAGTCAGCGGTGCTGA
- the PWWP3A gene encoding PWWP domain-containing DNA repair factor 3A isoform X4, with amino-acid sequence MKRIEVRSTEVEILKTAHIERIASSLASQGEVPAEPLEELAYRRSLRVALDVLNQRTGLPPESSSREERTALSSREKPTELASSLCDPSSSCLREDVPSSSGPQRRERVHPRLSGSPTCRKDPKGKVDHKKELGKSGSPQALVVPSARGGSQDGGGSRTCCRSRTTPSKRGRSLAQEPSLCQRAPSVSEGDGEKESSLPTSGSPPRVREKGLCAKGEDPGLPWCGPAVLPAPGRPACPDAQGRPAKRPCPDGSQRLPATQLEPGAAPCPRQGPRGRMTLRSAAKLGLPAPCASTEETNLHILVEEGKDRQSSGDSMEFNPIHSILEEDEDDEEPPRILLYHEPRSFEVGMLVWLKHQKYPFWPAVVKSVRRRDKKASVLFIEGHMDPKGRGITVSLKRLKHFDCKEKQELLNEAKEDFDQAIGWCVSLITDYRVRLGCGSFAGSFLEYYAADISYPVRKSIQQDVLGTRFPQLSKEDPEEPVAGSPQGRRQPCRKVLPDRSRAARDRANQKLVEYIVKARGAEGHLRAILKNRKPSRWLNTFLSSGQYMTCVETYLEDEEQLDLVVKYLQGVYQETGSRTLARVNGDRIRFILDVLLPEAIICAIAAVDAVDYKTAEEKYLRGPSLGYREKEIFDKQLLEERSQRC; translated from the exons ATGAAAAG AATTGAGGTGAGAAGCACAGAAGTGGAAATCCTGAAGACAGCACACATCGAACGGATCGCTTCCTCCCTGG CGTCCCAAGGTGAGGTTCCTGCTGAACCCCTGGAGGAGCTGGCCTACAGACGCTCACTTCGAGTGGCTTTGGATGTTTTGAACCAGAGAACCGGTTTGCCTCCAGAAAGCTCTTCAAGGGAAGAAAGAACTGCTCTGTCCTCACGAGAGAAGCCCACGGAACTGGCCTCCTCGCTCTGTGACCCCAGCTCTTCTTGTCTCCGGGAAGATGTGCCGAGCAGTTCTGGACCTCAGAGGAGGGAACGTGTACACCCAAGGCTGTCGGGTTCACCCACCTGTCGAAAGGACCCCAAGGGCAAAGTGGACCACAAGAAGGAGCTCGGGAAAAGTGGAAGCCCCCAAGCCTTGGTGGTCCCCTCAGCCAGAGGTGGTTCTCAGGATGGTGGTGGATCGAGAACGTGCTGCAGAAGTCGGACAACCCCGAGTAAAAGGGGAAGAAGTCTAGCGCAGGAGCCCAGCTTGTGTCAGAGAGCACCTTCGGTCTCGGAGGGAGATGGCGAAAAAGAGAGCAGCCTGCCAACCTCGGGCTCACCTCCCAGAGTTAGGGAGAAGGGTCTGTGTGCCAAAGGGGAAGACCCGGGTTTGCCATGGTGTGGCCCTGCGGTGCTCCCGGCCCCGGGGCGCCCAGCCTGCCCAGATGCCCAAGGCCGCCCTGCCAAGCGGCCCTGCCCAGATGGCAGCCAGAGGCTGCCCGCCACACAGCTGGAGCCGGGGGCAGCACCATGCCCCAGGCAGGGGCCCCGGGGACGCATGACTCTGCGCAGCGCTGCCAAACTCGGCCTGCCTGCCCCCTGTGCTTCCACAGAGGAGACAAATCTTCACATCCTGGTGGAGGAAGGTAAAG ACCGACAGTCCTCCGGAGACTCAATGGAGTTTAATCCCATTCACTCCATCCTGGAGGAAGATGAGGATGATGAGGAGCCACCCAGAATCCTCTTATATCACG aacCACGCTCCTTTGAAGTTGGAATGCTGGTCTGGCTTAAACACCAGAAATACCCGTTCTGGCCGGCAGTG GTCAAGAGCGTCAGGCGGAGAGATAAGAAAGCCAGCGTGCTCTTTATCGAGGGGCACATGGACCCAAAAGGAAGAGG CATCACGGTGTCTCTCAAAAGATTGAAGCACTTTGACTGTAAAGAGAAACAAGAACTTCTG AACGAGGCCAAGGAGGACTTCGACCAGGCCATCGGCTGGTGCGTCTCCTTGATCACCGACTACAGGGTCCGGCTCG GCTGTGGCTCTTTTGCTGGCTCTTTCCTAGAATACTACGCTGCCGACATCA GTTATCCCGTCCGCAAGTCCATTCAGCAGGACGTCTTGGGGACCAGGTTcccccagctgagcaaggaggaCCCCGAGGAGCCTGTGGCGGGGAGCCCCcaggggaggaggcagccctGCAGGAAGGTCCTCCCCGACCGCTCCCGGGCCGCCCGGGACCGCGCCAACCAGAAGCTGGTGGAATACATCGTGAAAGCCAGGGGCGCCGAGGGTCACCTGCGGGCCATCCTGAAGAACAGGAAGCCGTCCCGGTGGTTGAACACGTTCCTGAGTTCGGGTCAGTACATGACATGCGTGGAGACGTACCTGGAGGACGAGGAGCAGCTGGACCTGGTGGTGAAGTACCTGCAGGGCGTCTACCAGGAGACGGGCAGCAGGACGCTGGCTCGGGTCAACGGCGACAGGATCCGGTTCATCCTGGATGTCCTGCTCCCCGAA GCCATCATCTGCGCGATCGCGGCGGTGGACGCCGTGGATTACAAGACGGCCGAGGAGAAGTACCTCAGGGGACCGTCCCTCGGCTACCG ggaaaaagaaatattcgATAAACAGCTCCTAGAAGAAAGGAGTCAGCGGTGCTGA